A window of uncultured Litoreibacter sp. contains these coding sequences:
- a CDS encoding extracellular solute-binding protein: MRSVFFRGCAAVAVASTVLIGGIANAEPKHGIAMYGEPALPPDFVSLPYVNADAPFGGKVSAGEVGSFDSLNPHIQKGRVPWQLRFLAYESLMGRSLDEPFTLYGVLAESIDVSDAGDSVEFVIREEARFSDGSPVTVEDVIWSYETLGTKGHGRYRGSWAKVASAEKTGERSVKFTFNVEDRELALIMGMRPILKKAQWDGKDFEESGLDDIPITSAPYMIDDFEAGRFVSLKRNPDYWGQDIPFRRGTNVIDEVRMEFFADSTAMFEAFKAGALTSHRETNAAKWEQQFGFPRVTNGDVKKAEIPHKRPSGITGFAMNTRKDIFKDWRVREAMIQAFNFEFINEKLNGGNQPRITSYFSNSVLGMDHDPAQGKVLELLEAHKATLLPGTIEGYSLPVSNGSERNRAGIVKAQDLLAEAGWEIKDGVMTSAEGKPLNFSILVQSGSSEVLSILNIYTQALERIGVFAKVDTIDGAQYRERIDGFDFDMTYTTRGLSLSPGNEQLAYWGTEAAKTNGSRNIAGINMPAIDAMVQQMLTVESREDYLAAVKALDRILMAGRYVVPLWYSPVSRLAHAKELKRPDYTPAYGDWPGYLPDVWWVEQ; encoded by the coding sequence ATGAGATCAGTGTTTTTCCGAGGCTGCGCGGCCGTTGCCGTTGCGTCAACGGTCCTGATAGGTGGAATCGCCAATGCAGAGCCGAAACATGGCATAGCTATGTATGGCGAGCCTGCATTACCACCAGACTTTGTGTCCTTGCCATATGTCAACGCAGACGCGCCGTTTGGCGGCAAAGTGTCGGCAGGTGAGGTTGGCAGCTTCGATTCTCTCAACCCCCACATCCAAAAGGGCCGGGTGCCGTGGCAGCTGCGCTTCCTCGCATATGAAAGCCTGATGGGCCGGTCGCTGGACGAGCCGTTCACGCTCTATGGGGTATTGGCCGAATCGATTGATGTCTCGGACGCCGGCGATTCTGTAGAATTCGTGATCCGGGAGGAGGCGCGATTCTCAGACGGCAGCCCCGTCACAGTCGAAGACGTGATCTGGTCTTACGAGACATTGGGCACAAAAGGCCATGGCCGTTATCGCGGCAGCTGGGCCAAAGTCGCTTCCGCCGAGAAGACCGGCGAGCGGTCGGTGAAGTTCACTTTCAACGTCGAGGACCGCGAATTGGCGCTGATCATGGGGATGCGCCCGATCCTGAAAAAGGCCCAATGGGACGGCAAGGACTTTGAGGAAAGCGGGCTGGACGACATCCCCATCACCTCCGCCCCCTATATGATCGACGACTTTGAGGCGGGGCGGTTCGTGTCGCTGAAGCGCAACCCGGATTATTGGGGCCAGGACATCCCGTTCCGCCGCGGCACCAACGTCATTGACGAGGTGCGCATGGAATTCTTCGCCGACAGCACCGCCATGTTCGAGGCGTTCAAAGCAGGCGCGCTGACCTCGCACCGCGAAACCAACGCCGCCAAGTGGGAGCAGCAATTTGGCTTCCCGCGCGTGACCAATGGCGACGTGAAAAAGGCCGAGATCCCGCATAAGCGCCCCTCGGGCATCACCGGCTTTGCGATGAACACCCGCAAGGACATCTTCAAGGACTGGCGGGTGCGCGAGGCGATGATCCAGGCATTCAACTTCGAGTTCATCAACGAGAAGCTGAACGGCGGCAACCAGCCGCGCATCACGTCGTATTTCTCCAACTCGGTGCTGGGCATGGATCATGACCCCGCCCAAGGCAAAGTGCTGGAGCTGCTGGAGGCCCACAAAGCCACGCTGCTACCCGGCACCATCGAGGGCTACAGCCTTCCGGTCTCCAACGGGTCGGAACGCAACCGCGCGGGCATCGTCAAGGCGCAGGACCTGCTGGCCGAGGCCGGATGGGAGATCAAGGACGGCGTCATGACCTCTGCCGAGGGAAAGCCCCTGAATTTCTCTATCCTTGTGCAATCGGGCAGCTCTGAGGTTCTGTCGATCCTCAACATCTACACCCAGGCGCTGGAACGCATCGGGGTATTCGCCAAGGTCGACACGATTGACGGGGCACAATATCGCGAACGGATCGACGGGTTTGACTTCGACATGACCTACACCACCCGCGGCCTGTCGCTCAGCCCGGGCAACGAGCAATTGGCCTATTGGGGCACCGAGGCCGCGAAGACGAACGGTTCGCGCAACATTGCCGGTATCAACATGCCTGCGATTGACGCCATGGTGCAGCAGATGCTGACTGTCGAAAGCCGGGAGGACTACCTGGCCGCCGTCAAGGCGCTGGACCGCATTCTGATGGCGGGGCGATACGTTGTGCCGCTCTGGTACTCGCCGGTTTCGCGCTTGGCGCATGCCAAAGAGTTGAAACGGCCTGACTACACCCCCGCCTATGGCGACTGGCCCGGCTACCTGCCGGACGTCTGGTGGGTAGAGCAATAA
- a CDS encoding 3-hydroxybutyrate dehydrogenase codes for MSIKGKTAVVTGSNSGIGLGIARELAKAGANVVLNSYTDAEADHALAAEIGKETGTDARYIQADLSKGDQARALIEQAGQVDILVNNAGIQHVAPIDEFPVEKWDMIIAIMLSSVFHTTAAALPLMRKAGWGRVINISSAHGLTASPYKSAYVSAKHGVVGMTKVVALETAREPITANAICPGYVLTPLVESQIPDTAKKYDMTEEEVTQKVILERQPSKEFATTEQLGGVAEFLCSDAAAQITGTTISVDGGWTAL; via the coding sequence ATGTCGATCAAAGGCAAAACCGCTGTCGTCACCGGCTCTAACTCCGGCATCGGGCTGGGCATTGCGCGCGAATTGGCGAAGGCCGGCGCGAATGTTGTTCTGAATTCCTACACAGACGCGGAGGCCGATCACGCCCTCGCGGCCGAAATCGGCAAAGAGACCGGCACGGACGCACGCTACATTCAGGCCGATCTGTCGAAGGGCGATCAGGCGCGCGCGCTCATTGAGCAGGCCGGACAGGTCGACATTCTGGTCAACAACGCGGGCATCCAGCATGTCGCCCCGATTGACGAGTTTCCGGTGGAGAAATGGGACATGATCATTGCGATCATGCTGTCTTCGGTCTTTCACACCACGGCTGCGGCCTTGCCGCTGATGCGCAAGGCCGGTTGGGGACGGGTCATCAACATCTCGTCGGCCCACGGTTTAACCGCGTCGCCCTATAAATCCGCTTATGTCTCGGCCAAGCACGGCGTTGTGGGCATGACCAAAGTGGTGGCACTGGAAACCGCGCGCGAACCGATCACCGCGAATGCAATCTGCCCGGGCTATGTTTTGACGCCGCTCGTGGAATCGCAGATTCCCGACACGGCCAAAAAATACGACATGACCGAGGAGGAAGTGACCCAGAAGGTCATTCTGGAGCGCCAGCCCTCGAAAGAATTTGCGACTACGGAGCAACTTGGCGGCGTTGCCGAGTTTCTGTGTTCTGACGCAGCCGCGCAAATCACCGGCACGACGATTTCAGTGGATGGCGGTTGGACGGCCTTGTGA
- a CDS encoding multidrug effflux MFS transporter, with product MTDDKRLPLPEFIALVAMNFAMVAFSVDGMLPALPEIAAEISPEDRNRAQLVLTSFVLGMGVGTLFAGPLSDTFGRKPVILAGAGLFVLGAGLAANAQTMDQMIAARILQGLGVSGPRIVTLAIVRDLYEGRRMAQIMSYAMLIFTLVPAAAPYMGALIIDAYGWRAVFVAFILFCLIVTGWMGLRQPETLPHERRRDFRPASLWAATKECFSNRAFTLSTAAQVMTYGILFGDLSSVQQIFDEIYGRGETFPEWFALVALLGGVASIINARVVMAIGMRRMIEIGMGGQAILSAIVLILATTNGVPFAVFLIWNVSIFFMAGLVIGNLNALAMEPVGHIAGLASSVIGAVATVLGVALAIPLGLMFDGTLVPLAGGIMVLSLAGFGLIRKGLR from the coding sequence ATGACGGATGACAAGCGCCTGCCATTGCCCGAGTTCATCGCGTTGGTCGCGATGAATTTTGCGATGGTGGCCTTCTCGGTCGACGGCATGTTGCCCGCCCTGCCCGAGATCGCGGCGGAAATCAGCCCCGAGGACCGCAACCGCGCACAGCTGGTGCTGACCTCCTTCGTGCTGGGCATGGGGGTTGGCACGCTGTTTGCCGGCCCGCTCTCCGACACTTTTGGGCGCAAGCCCGTTATTCTTGCGGGCGCCGGTCTGTTCGTGTTGGGCGCGGGCCTGGCGGCCAATGCGCAGACCATGGATCAGATGATTGCCGCGCGCATCTTGCAGGGGCTGGGCGTCTCCGGCCCGCGCATTGTCACGCTGGCCATTGTGCGTGACCTCTATGAGGGGCGCCGCATGGCGCAGATCATGTCCTACGCCATGCTGATCTTCACGCTGGTTCCCGCAGCCGCCCCCTATATGGGCGCGTTGATCATCGACGCATATGGCTGGCGCGCGGTGTTTGTGGCCTTCATCCTGTTCTGCTTGATCGTCACGGGGTGGATGGGCCTGCGCCAACCCGAGACATTGCCCCATGAGCGCCGCCGAGACTTCCGGCCCGCCTCCCTTTGGGCCGCCACGAAGGAGTGTTTCTCGAACAGGGCCTTCACCCTGTCAACGGCGGCGCAGGTGATGACCTATGGCATCTTGTTTGGCGACCTCAGCTCAGTGCAGCAGATCTTTGACGAAATTTACGGCCGGGGCGAGACCTTCCCCGAATGGTTCGCCTTGGTGGCGTTGCTGGGTGGCGTGGCCAGCATCATCAACGCCCGCGTGGTCATGGCCATCGGCATGCGCCGCATGATCGAGATCGGCATGGGCGGTCAAGCCATCCTGTCGGCAATTGTGTTGATCCTCGCCACGACCAACGGCGTGCCGTTCGCCGTGTTCCTGATTTGGAACGTGTCGATTTTCTTCATGGCCGGGTTGGTCATCGGCAATCTCAACGCCTTGGCGATGGAACCGGTGGGCCATATCGCCGGACTGGCCTCTTCCGTCATCGGGGCGGTTGCGACGGTGCTGGGCGTGGCCCTGGCCATCCCGTTGGGGTTGATGTTCGACGGCACGTTGGTGCCGCTTGCGGGCGGCATCATGGTGCTGTCGCTCGCAGGCTTCGGCCTGATCCGCAAGGGCCTGCGCTAA
- a CDS encoding patatin-like phospholipase family protein — protein sequence MASKATKSINLALQGGGAHGAYTWGVLDRLLEEERLEIAGISGTSAGALNGAALKSGLVGGGRQGAKDKLSWLWHEIGAVDHTALPAWMTGVTPQLISNAMQLSPAFMAVDMMSRLSSPYQFAALSPHPLEKIVKDFSYDRVCADEGPELFICATNVRSGKIRIFDGEAITTDAILASGCLPTLFKAVEIFDPKTDRVEAYWDGGYMGNPALFPLFPNDTQDIVIVNINPLHREDIPKTPQDIQNRINEISFNGSLFRELRAIQFVRDLIAEGKVTRGTMEDVLVHMISDDALMTQLSVATKMVPTPYVLGELKDAGRAAADRFLQDHWSDLNSTSSVDLRSMFS from the coding sequence ATGGCCTCGAAGGCGACCAAATCAATCAACCTCGCCTTGCAAGGCGGCGGCGCGCATGGGGCCTATACGTGGGGCGTGCTGGATCGCTTGCTGGAAGAAGAGCGGCTGGAAATCGCAGGCATCTCGGGCACCTCGGCCGGCGCGTTGAACGGCGCGGCCTTGAAATCGGGGCTCGTGGGTGGCGGCCGTCAAGGCGCCAAGGACAAGCTCAGCTGGCTGTGGCATGAGATCGGGGCAGTTGATCACACCGCCCTGCCCGCCTGGATGACCGGTGTCACCCCGCAACTGATCAGCAACGCCATGCAGCTGTCCCCGGCCTTCATGGCGGTCGACATGATGTCGCGTCTCTCCTCGCCCTATCAGTTCGCGGCCCTGTCGCCACATCCGCTGGAAAAGATCGTCAAAGACTTCTCTTACGACCGGGTCTGCGCCGATGAGGGGCCAGAGCTGTTCATCTGTGCCACCAATGTGCGCAGCGGCAAGATCCGGATTTTTGACGGCGAGGCGATCACCACGGACGCGATCCTTGCGTCTGGCTGCTTGCCGACCCTGTTCAAGGCGGTTGAGATTTTCGACCCCAAGACCGACCGGGTCGAGGCCTATTGGGATGGCGGCTACATGGGCAACCCGGCGCTGTTTCCGCTCTTTCCCAATGACACGCAGGACATTGTCATCGTCAACATCAACCCGCTGCACCGCGAGGACATCCCCAAAACGCCGCAGGACATTCAGAACCGGATCAACGAGATCAGCTTCAACGGCTCGCTGTTTCGCGAACTGCGCGCCATTCAATTCGTGCGAGACCTGATCGCCGAGGGCAAAGTGACGCGCGGCACGATGGAAGACGTGCTGGTTCACATGATTTCCGACGATGCGTTGATGACCCAGCTATCAGTGGCCACCAAGATGGTGCCGACGCCTTATGTGCTGGGCGAGTTGAAAGATGCTGGTCGCGCCGCCGCCGACCGGTTCCTGCAGGATCACTGGTCCGATTTGAACAGCACATCCAGCGTTGATCTGCGGTCCATGTTCTCCTGA
- a CDS encoding MIP/aquaporin family protein: MNTARAYVAEALGTAFLLIGVVGSGIMGEALAGGNVAVALLANAIATGCILYALITVLGPVSGAHFNPAVTLAFWLRGEIGTSTALVYILVQIFGGVIGVWLTHFMFELDLFQLSTKARTGPAQYLSELIATFGLLFVIFGGLKARAEAVPTLVALYITGAYWFTSSTSFANPAVTIARSFTDTFAGINPAHMPMFIVMQVVAAIAGTAVLGWLFAKADD; encoded by the coding sequence ATGAACACAGCGCGCGCATATGTGGCGGAGGCTCTGGGCACCGCGTTCCTTCTGATCGGCGTCGTGGGCTCCGGCATTATGGGGGAGGCTTTGGCGGGCGGAAATGTGGCTGTTGCGCTGCTGGCCAATGCGATCGCGACGGGCTGCATTCTTTACGCGCTGATCACAGTGCTTGGCCCCGTCTCAGGCGCGCATTTCAACCCGGCGGTCACCCTGGCCTTCTGGCTGCGGGGAGAGATCGGGACGTCGACAGCTTTGGTCTACATTCTGGTGCAGATTTTTGGCGGAGTTATAGGGGTTTGGCTAACACACTTCATGTTCGAGCTGGACCTTTTTCAGCTGTCCACCAAAGCCCGCACCGGCCCCGCGCAATACCTGTCAGAGCTGATCGCCACCTTCGGCTTGCTGTTTGTGATCTTCGGCGGTCTGAAAGCCCGGGCTGAGGCGGTGCCGACGCTGGTGGCGCTTTATATCACCGGGGCCTATTGGTTCACCTCGTCGACCAGCTTTGCCAATCCGGCGGTGACCATCGCGCGGTCCTTCACCGACACGTTCGCGGGCATCAATCCAGCGCATATGCCGATGTTCATCGTGATGCAGGTGGTGGCCGCTATTGCCGGAACGGCTGTGCTGGGCTGGCTGTTTGCCAAGGCAGATGACTAG
- a CDS encoding DsbA family oxidoreductase, with the protein MSATIQLDIISDPICPWCYIGKAGLDRALEKNADHPFRIEWHPFQLNPDMPAGGMDRREYLETKFGGKDNAVTVYGRIAEAAEAAGLEINFEAIKTTPNTIDAHRLIHWAGLEGRQTAIVSKLFKAYFVEGRDIGDHAVLAEIAVSAEMNRDMVERLLASDSDRQDIAERDAHARNHGVTGVPTFVVANLHVLPGAQPADLWERVLDELRNQPAPDA; encoded by the coding sequence ATGAGCGCGACGATCCAACTCGACATCATCTCCGACCCTATTTGCCCGTGGTGCTATATCGGCAAGGCGGGGCTGGACCGAGCGCTGGAAAAGAACGCGGATCACCCGTTTCGCATCGAATGGCACCCGTTCCAGCTGAACCCTGACATGCCCGCGGGCGGCATGGACCGGCGCGAATATCTGGAAACCAAGTTCGGCGGCAAGGACAACGCCGTGACGGTCTATGGCCGCATCGCCGAGGCGGCTGAGGCGGCAGGTCTCGAGATCAATTTCGAAGCGATCAAGACCACGCCCAACACCATCGACGCCCACCGGCTGATCCACTGGGCCGGGCTGGAGGGGCGTCAAACCGCAATCGTGTCCAAACTGTTCAAGGCCTATTTCGTGGAAGGCCGCGACATTGGCGACCACGCCGTGTTGGCGGAGATTGCCGTCTCCGCCGAGATGAACCGCGACATGGTTGAACGCCTGCTGGCCTCAGACAGCGACCGGCAGGACATTGCGGAACGCGACGCCCATGCGCGCAATCACGGGGTCACCGGCGTGCCCACATTCGTGGTGGCCAACCTGCACGTCCTGCCTGGCGCACAACCTGCTGATTTGTGGGAGCGGGTGCTGGACGAGCTGCGCAATCAGCCTGCCCCTGACGCGTAA
- a CDS encoding class I adenylate-forming enzyme family protein, with product MSSVFDQGPPEPCPDPFNMAAYVLAHADRLAAKLALLVASPDGGVTTLSFAALKARVTEVAGGLAAQGLAQGDRVLFRLGNTPDFPIAYLACIWGGFVPVPASAALSVPEITEVARQTGPALILHDGQASLPNGALDALDRLPSAAPIAPVIGDPNRLAYIVFTSGTSGTPRGVCHAHRAIWARRMMHQGWYGLTEADRVMHAGAFNWTFTLGTGLMDPWSVGATALIAGDGMTPDQLPTCIKAHDISIFAAAPGVYRKMLQSELPPMPRLRHGLSAGEHLAEAIRQDWTARTGTGLHQAMGMSECSTFISSSPAHPAPPDTSGRPQAGRRVAVIEHGAPVAPNTPGELAVATSDPGLMIGYLGDAPVQGAWFATGDMAQMTEDGTVTYLGRGDDMMNAGGYRVSPLEVEACFNALSGVTACAAVQVEVKAHAFVIALYVAGAADEQAMRAHAEQNLTPYKRPRLYIRREALPYGPNGKLNRRALRAAYEAP from the coding sequence ATGAGTTCCGTATTCGACCAAGGCCCGCCAGAGCCCTGCCCCGACCCGTTCAACATGGCGGCATATGTGCTGGCCCATGCGGACCGGTTGGCGGCTAAGCTCGCGCTTTTGGTGGCAAGCCCTGACGGCGGCGTAACCACCCTCAGCTTTGCGGCACTGAAGGCCCGGGTGACGGAGGTTGCCGGCGGTTTGGCGGCCCAAGGCCTGGCGCAAGGCGACCGGGTGTTGTTCCGGCTGGGCAACACGCCGGATTTTCCAATCGCCTATTTGGCCTGCATCTGGGGCGGGTTTGTGCCGGTCCCCGCCTCCGCCGCGTTGAGCGTGCCGGAGATCACGGAGGTCGCGCGGCAGACCGGCCCAGCACTGATCTTGCATGATGGGCAGGCCTCGTTGCCCAATGGCGCGTTGGATGCCTTGGATCGGCTGCCCAGCGCCGCCCCAATCGCGCCGGTGATAGGCGACCCGAACCGGCTGGCCTATATCGTGTTCACCTCTGGCACCTCAGGCACCCCGCGGGGCGTGTGCCATGCGCATCGTGCCATCTGGGCGCGGCGGATGATGCATCAGGGCTGGTACGGGCTGACGGAGGCAGACCGCGTCATGCATGCCGGAGCCTTCAACTGGACCTTCACCCTTGGCACAGGCCTGATGGACCCGTGGAGCGTCGGCGCGACGGCGTTGATTGCAGGCGACGGCATGACGCCGGACCAGCTTCCGACCTGTATCAAGGCACATGACATCAGCATTTTCGCAGCCGCGCCAGGGGTTTACCGCAAGATGTTGCAATCTGAACTGCCGCCGATGCCGCGCTTGCGCCACGGGCTGTCAGCGGGCGAACATCTGGCCGAGGCCATCCGCCAGGACTGGACCGCGCGCACCGGGACCGGGCTGCATCAGGCGATGGGCATGTCTGAATGTTCAACCTTCATCTCGTCCTCGCCCGCGCATCCCGCGCCGCCCGACACATCAGGCAGGCCGCAGGCGGGGCGGCGCGTCGCAGTGATCGAGCACGGCGCGCCCGTGGCGCCAAACACGCCGGGCGAGCTGGCGGTTGCCACCTCCGACCCCGGCCTGATGATCGGCTATCTGGGCGACGCACCCGTGCAAGGCGCGTGGTTTGCCACCGGCGACATGGCGCAGATGACTGAGGACGGCACCGTCACCTATCTGGGGCGCGGGGATGACATGATGAATGCCGGCGGCTACCGCGTCTCCCCATTGGAGGTGGAGGCCTGTTTCAACGCCCTGAGCGGCGTGACTGCCTGCGCCGCCGTGCAGGTTGAGGTCAAAGCCCATGCCTTCGTGATCGCGCTTTATGTTGCGGGCGCAGCAGACGAACAGGCCATGCGCGCCCATGCGGAGCAAAACCTCACCCCCTACAAGCGGCCGCGTCTTTACATCCGGCGCGAGGCGCTTCCATATGGACCAAACGGCAAATTGAACAGGCGCGCATTACGCGCCGCATACGAGGCCCCCTGA
- a CDS encoding arsenate reductase ArsC, which produces MNILVLCTGNSARSILLEGLLDHHGFQSFSAGSKPAGQVHPWALPTLKRHGISLDEPASKSWDVFAAPDAPIMDLVITVCGNAANEVCPVWPGAPLRAHWGVEDPAAAAPAAQERAFEEAFQILRRRADAFAALAPEARTPEALARIGQLA; this is translated from the coding sequence ATGAATATTCTCGTTTTATGCACCGGCAACTCGGCCCGCTCTATCCTGTTGGAGGGGCTGTTGGACCATCACGGGTTCCAATCTTTTTCCGCTGGGTCAAAACCTGCGGGCCAGGTGCATCCCTGGGCGCTGCCGACCCTAAAGCGCCACGGCATCTCGCTGGATGAGCCAGCATCAAAATCATGGGACGTGTTCGCGGCGCCTGACGCCCCTATCATGGATTTGGTGATCACAGTCTGCGGCAATGCGGCCAATGAAGTGTGCCCCGTATGGCCGGGGGCTCCGTTGCGGGCGCATTGGGGGGTCGAGGATCCCGCTGCTGCCGCCCCCGCAGCGCAAGAACGGGCCTTTGAAGAGGCGTTTCAGATCCTGCGCCGCCGGGCGGATGCATTTGCAGCCCTCGCGCCAGAGGCGCGAACGCCCGAAGCCCTGGCCCGTATTGGACAATTGGCATGA
- a CDS encoding thiol-disulfide oxidoreductase DCC family protein, with translation MRVLNTPYSWRDDPAVPAFADSGPVTVMDAKCGLCARGARWIARNDHASEFRIIPLQSVLGSALMRHFGMTPDDPLSWLYLEDGLGYSSLDATMKVGARLGGVWRGLGILRIIPAPLRDLAYGVVARNRYKVMGRADLCAMPDPDVQARLMQ, from the coding sequence ATGCGCGTGCTCAACACCCCGTACTCTTGGCGCGACGACCCGGCGGTGCCGGCATTTGCGGATTCTGGCCCGGTGACCGTGATGGACGCCAAATGCGGGCTCTGCGCCCGTGGCGCGCGATGGATTGCGCGCAATGACCACGCGTCCGAGTTTCGGATCATTCCTTTGCAATCTGTCCTGGGGTCCGCACTGATGCGCCATTTCGGGATGACGCCGGACGACCCGCTGTCGTGGCTCTATCTGGAGGACGGGTTGGGCTACAGCTCGCTCGATGCCACCATGAAAGTCGGCGCACGTCTGGGCGGTGTCTGGCGCGGGCTTGGAATCTTGCGGATCATTCCGGCCCCGCTGCGCGATTTGGCCTACGGCGTGGTGGCGCGCAATCGGTATAAGGTGATGGGCCGCGCTGATCTATGTGCCATGCCGGACCCGGATGTACAGGCGAGGCTGATGCAATGA
- a CDS encoding metal-dependent hydrolase, translating to MITAHLPSGYILAHAPRPAAPLIFWACILGAVFPDIDLLFFYLVDDRAFHHHRYWVHAPGFWLMALAVITPLALRLPYPLKPAVFWFMGAWFMHLCLDSIVGSIMWLWPVSDQFFQFATVQPTHSHFVLSFMAHWSFALEIAIWLAAAIMYLKRRRA from the coding sequence GTGATCACTGCGCATCTGCCTTCCGGCTACATCCTGGCCCACGCGCCGCGCCCTGCCGCGCCGCTGATCTTCTGGGCCTGCATCCTTGGCGCGGTGTTTCCCGATATCGACCTGCTGTTCTTCTATCTCGTCGATGACCGGGCGTTTCATCATCACCGCTACTGGGTGCATGCGCCGGGGTTCTGGCTGATGGCTCTGGCGGTCATCACCCCCCTTGCCCTGCGCCTGCCTTACCCGCTGAAACCAGCCGTGTTCTGGTTCATGGGCGCGTGGTTCATGCATCTTTGCCTCGACAGCATCGTCGGGTCGATCATGTGGCTTTGGCCGGTCTCTGACCAGTTCTTCCAGTTTGCGACCGTGCAGCCCACCCATTCCCATTTTGTGCTGTCCTTCATGGCGCATTGGAGCTTCGCGTTGGAAATCGCCATTTGGCTGGCCGCGGCCATCATGTATCTAAAGAGGCGCCGCGCATGA
- a CDS encoding XRE family transcriptional regulator yields MSLEKLQSLTVAHGDGSETRVEPLNLGRRVRELRKERDWTLERAAKEAGLARSTLSKIENDQMSPTFELMKKLALGLGIDMPQLFTPPKKDQVSGRMDVTKAGEGKTLVTTTYEHELLASGLTKKAMLPYRAAVRARSFEEFDGWVRHDGEEFLYVLTGSVRLFSEFYEPAEMSRGDSAYYDASMGHNLISTSAEDATVLWVTSLN; encoded by the coding sequence ATGTCTTTAGAGAAGCTACAATCGCTCACAGTGGCGCATGGGGATGGGTCGGAAACCCGTGTCGAGCCTTTGAACCTCGGCCGCCGGGTGCGCGAGCTGCGCAAGGAGCGCGACTGGACCCTGGAACGCGCCGCGAAAGAGGCGGGGCTGGCACGCTCCACCTTGTCGAAGATCGAAAATGACCAGATGTCACCCACATTCGAGCTGATGAAGAAGCTGGCCTTGGGGCTTGGCATCGACATGCCGCAGCTGTTCACGCCGCCCAAGAAGGACCAAGTGTCAGGCCGCATGGATGTGACCAAGGCGGGCGAGGGCAAGACGCTGGTCACCACCACCTACGAGCATGAATTGCTGGCCTCGGGCCTGACGAAAAAGGCGATGCTGCCCTACCGCGCCGCCGTCAGGGCGCGCAGCTTCGAAGAGTTTGACGGCTGGGTGCGCCATGATGGCGAGGAATTCCTGTATGTGCTGACCGGATCGGTCAGGCTCTTCAGCGAATTTTACGAACCCGCCGAGATGAGCCGGGGCGACAGCGCCTATTACGACGCGTCCATGGGGCACAACCTGATCTCAACCAGCGCCGAGGATGCCACGGTTCTTTGGGTCACGTCGCTGAACTAG